The Bacillus sp. FJAT-27916 genomic interval CGACTGAAAATGTCGGGAAATCTTAAAAAAATTGTCTAATTCAGTTATAATGATAAGTGGTTTACGTTTCAATTCTTTGCTTAAGGCAAAGGATTACATATAACAATGAATAAAGGAGTATGAATGTTGATGGAAAAAGTATTAATCTTTGGACATAAAAATCCTGATACAGATACAATCTGTTCCGCTATCGCTTATGCGGAATTAAAGAAAGCTTTAGGAATGAACGCTGAGCCGGTAAGACTTGGCGCTGTGAACGGGGAAACTCAATTTGCCCTTGACACATTTAAGATTGAAGCTCCTCGTTTAGTCGAGAAGGTTGCTGCTGAAGCTAGCGAGGTAATCCTTGTTGACCATAACGAACGCCAGCAAAGTGCGGATGATATCGAACAGGTACGTGTGCTTGAAGTTATCGACCACCACCGTATCGCTAACTTTGAAACGGCTGATCCACTTTACTATCGTGCTGAGCCGGTTGGCTGTACAGCGACAATCCTGAATAAGCTTTACAAAGAGAACGGGGTAGAAATCAAGAAAGAAATCGCGGGTCTTATGTTATCTGCCATTATCTCTGATTCCTTATTGTTCAAATCTCCAACATGCACAGAGCAAGATGTACAAGCAGCCAAGGAATTGGCTGAGATTGCCGGCGTGGATGCAGAAGCGTATGGACTAGACATGCTTAAAGCTGGTGCAGACTTAAGCAAGAAAACAATTGAAGAATTGATCTCCCTAGATGCAAAAGAATTCAGCATGGGCACTTCTAAAGTTGAAATCGCGCAAGTAAACGCAGTTGACACAGATGAAGTAATGACAAAGCAGGCTGAACTTGAAGCTGCCATGCAAGCCGTTATCGATGAAAAAGGCTTGGATTTATTCTTGCTTGTCGTTACAAACATCTTAACGAATGATTCTGCAGCCCTTGCTGTAGGCAGCAAATCTGCAGCTGTTGAACAAGCCTTTGGTGTTACATTAACGAATAAAACAGCTATATTAAAAGGTGTCGTTTCCCGTAAGAAACAAGTTGTACCTGCACTAACTGAAGCTTTATCCTAATAACTATTGCTTTACAATAATATTTATGTTATAGTTATCTTCGCGATGAGCTGAATTGTGTAAGACGAGCACATGCCTTAAATGGCGAGCACAATGTGGAGTGCTGTGACCTCGCCTCAATTTTCGAAAGAAGACACTTGCTATAGGCAGGTGTCTTTTCTTATATAATGAATAAAAAATGACTTTCATCCCACCCTACATAATATGGAACCTAAAAGAACCGATGATACATATGATAAGCAAGAATGAAGGAGGCGAACCGGATGTCGAAAAAAACAGTGGATGATTACCTTCAAGAAGGAATCCATGGGGCAAAGGAAATAAAGCCTGAGGAGCGTAAGGAATTTCTAGGATCCCTACGTGAGCGGGTTGTCGTCGCCTTAGGGCAGAAAATAGTCTTCGAAAACAAGATTCCGCCGGCATTTGAGGAAATACTGAGAAGTCATACAGAGGCCGTGCTTTATTTGAATGGTCATATTAGTTACACATACTTATCGAAATACGTCAAACTGGCTGAATCAGCTAAGGTACAATTCAAAATTGTCATGAACAAGGATTATAACTCACCACACGGCGCTGTGCTCGCTTATGGTCATGCCATCAACAAGGAAGACATCAGTCTCCCTGAGGAGAAAAAGCCAGATACTCAGAAAGAGAAAGAAGAATCTGTTGGAGGTTTTTCATTCTTTAAGAATTTGTTTAAGAAGGACTAGATGTGAGCGGGACCCCCAGTTTTTGCTGGAGGTCTTTTTTCATTTTTTATCAAAGACCTGAGAGTATCGTTTCCTTGAATTCTTTATTGTTTTTGCAAATATTCAGCCTGAAAAACGTTGGTTTTTTCGAAATTAACTCTTTCTGTAGATAATCCCTTTATTCTTTTTTACGTATATAATCCTTGATATTGACTTTAAGGGCGATTAAACAGAGTTTATGGGCGAAACTCAATGCTTTAAGGGCGAAAAAGTAGAGCTATGGGCGAGAAAGTGAGAGTAAGGGCGCTTGTGGAGGGCTATGGGCGAAAAAACAGGCGAAAGGGCAAATAGCAGCCGCTCTATGAGAAACAATCTCTTATATGCAAACTTGCACTTGTTTGTTAGCCCCTATGTAAAAAAGCTAACCAGTCAGCTCCTAAATAACAAGCCTGACTGGTCAGCATTTTTTTGATGCCGATATTCAAAGGTGGCGTTTGGCACCTTCAGCATGTGTCCATTAATGATGATCGTCTCATTATCTACCCATTCATTCTCAGCGCTTTTAGTTCAATTGTTGCGGTTTGATCATCCTTCTTGTGGGTGATTAACCCACCCCGTATCGCATAGGAGGATGTGGCCCCGCCATTTACTAAATAAGCTCTGACGGTATTGGTCCCGATAGGAGATAACAGGTATCATCACTACATTCATCACAAGATGTCATCGATCAAACACTTGCTTTTCCTTTCTCCCGTTTCAATATTATAAGCAAATAGACCCCAATGATGCTGTAGGTTGCGGTCATACTGATGACGATTTGAGTTATTTCATCTAATGATGTTTGGGACAGGGCAAGCTCCGGCAGATATAAGGCAAGAAGGGTGACTGGAAGAATAAAGGTCTTTGCCCAGACTGAGAAGAAGATAATAAACCCGAGGAATAGCAGGCCAATCAGGATACTCCCAATAGTTCCGAAGTGAATGACAGGAGATGGATAAAGTAAATCAATGAGTAAAACCCCGCCGATGAATAAGAAATTTAACGTACATGGAAATAAAATCACCAAAAATTCCTTCCACTTTGATAGCTGGCGGCTGGCCGTATAGCGGAAGGCTGCCATCACACCTGCAAAGAAAAGCAGAATGCAAATCATGGTGCCGATGATTGTCAGAAGTCCATAGCTTAATGGGCCATTTATCAGGTCTTTAAATACGAGGTAGGACATTCCTCCGATAATAACCAATGGTATGAATTTCATCCAATCCTTATAATCCGTTTTCATTTCCGCCGAAAGGCTCTGCATATACTCCTTAGGTGATGAACCAATAATTTGTTCAATGGATTTGCCGTTTGATTCGGCTTCATATAAATGATCAGCTAGGTCACGGATGATGTCATCAATCTCTTCATTCTTTTTTCCGCTTGAAAACAGATAGATTTTTAAATCCTCGAGAAATTTAGTGCTTTTCATGGAGAGCTTTTCTTCCATATTGATTACCTATCCTTTCTGATAATAGCATTCACGCTTTTTTCCAGCTGTGCCCATCTTGATAGAAACTCCTCTAACGCTATTTCACCCACGCTCGTTAAGGAATAATATTTCCGCTTCGGTCCAGCAATTGACTCCTTGCGTACCGAAGTGATCAATCCTTCCCTTTGCATTCTCAGCAAGAGGGGGTAAATGGTTCCTTCACTAATGCTGTCAAAGCCGTAGCGGCTTAATTGCTCTGCAATCTCATAACCATAGCATTCCTTCTCCTTTATCATGGCAAGGAGGCAGCCATCCAATATCCCTTTCATCATTTGCGTCTGGGACATTTGTTATCACTCCGATTCTAATCCTTTTAAACAGGTAGCAGGATTATTTATTTTGTATTACAAGGTATAAGATAAGTATAGGATTGTATATCTTGTAAAGCAAGGTATTTATTTACTTGTTTTTAACGATTGAACTGCCCAATTTTGCCTTGTTCCCAGAACATATATTTGTATGGTATAGTAATCGAATTGAGAACAAAATTGATGCGGATAAGAGGATAGGACTAGTGATTACTTCAACTTCTATTTCAACGAAAGAATATATTACCCAATGGCAGGAAGCCCTGTCACAGGAGATAGGCCATTTAAAAAAATATGGCAGCCATAAGTATGTACTTATGAATGGGAATCAGATTCAATCAGGCGACACATATACGTATTATTTTGAGACGATGTCACCACTGAAGATTCCCATTGGCACAGTTGCCCGGCTCGAGCGGGATGGGAGCAAATACGATGCTCGTGTGCTGTCGGCTGAGGGAAATACTCTATTAGTTTCTTTGGATCAATCCATTGGGGATCTAATTGATGAGGCCTTTATTTCCCATGATCCATGGGAGCTTTTAGAGCAATTGATTGAACGGTTAGATGATATTAAGAAGAGTAAACGGAAGCGCAGCCGAGTCAAGAGGCTGATGAATCCCGATTTTCCGGATAAAAGGACGCGCACTGATAGCAAAACGGCTGTGCAGGAGCTGTTTCAGCGTTCGAAATACAATCCGGTAACCTTTGTCTGGGGACCGCCGGGAACAGGGAAGACATATACGCTGGCAAGAACAGCTGCAAATAAATATTTTAAGGATAAGAGAGTATTGGTGCTTTCGCACAGTAACCAGGCAGTAGATGTACTGCTTGGGGAGATGGCTGCCTTCATTAAGAAGGCGGATAAGTTTCGTACTGGCGATCTATTGCGCTACGGAAACCAGGCAGGTGACGGGTTATTGATGCATGGAGACATTCTGCCGTCACAATTGCTTGCTGACCAGGATGCAGGTTTGCTGTCTGATAAAGATCGGATTACCGAGGAGAAGCGTCTCTTGAAGAAGGATCTCTCCCAATCGTTCAGTGTCAGGGACTCACAGCAGCTGTTAGAGCTTGAACAGAAGCTTGGGCGTATTCTTGACAGAATTCGTAAGCAGGAGATGAAGCTCGTCAAGGAGGCTTCCATTATCGGAACAACGCTTGCAAAGGCGGCCAATGATCCTGTCATATTTGAGCAGGAATATGACCTTGTCATTGTAGATGAAGCGAGCATGGCGTTTATCCCGCAGATTGCCTTTGCCGTAAGTATGGCCAAAAGAGCGATTGTTTGCGGAGATTTCAAACAGCTGCCGCCGATTGCGGCATCAAGGGGGCAGCTTGTTGATACATGGCTGCGGGAAGATATATTCCACCGTGCTGGTGTCGCTGATATTGCGAGCGGCGGCGTATTGCATCCACATCTATTCCTCTTGAAGGAACAAAGAAGGATGCATCCGGATATATCTGCTTTTACGAATCAATATTTATATAATTCCCTTGTCGGAGATCATCCAAGCGTGCAGAAGAGCCGGGAAGAGATTGTGGCCCGGGCGCCGTTCGAACAAGCGGCTTCCATTCTGTTAGATGCGAGCTTTACTGGTGAGCATTGTTTTACCGGGGGCACCTCAGGATCAAGAATGAATGTCATGCATGCCCTGCTTTCTCTGCAGCTGCTTCATGAAGCCTACCAGGGCGGAAGCAAATCAATCGGGTATGTGACACCATACAGGGCTCAAGCCATCTTGATGGAGAAGCTTCTTCAAGACTTTTATCCGGAGCAGTATGGGGCAGGTGCGTTTATGGCCGCAACTGTGCATCGTTTCCAGGGGAGCGAGAGGGAACTGATGATCTTTGATACGGTCGACTCGTATCCAGAGAGAAGAGCTGGTATGCTCTTAACGGGTAAAGAGAGTGAGCGTCTATTGAATGTGGCAATCACAAGGACGAAAGGCAAGCTTATTCATGTCAGTGATGTGGATTTCTTGAAGAACACGATTCCGAGGTATAAAACCTTGCATCAATTCATTGATTTCCAGCTTCAGCACAATAAGACGGTCGGGATGGACCAAATTGGAAAATGGATCAAGCATCCTCATCCAAAGCTTAAATGGATGTATGCCCGCAAACTAGATGATGTGCTGAATGATGTAAAAGAGGCTCAGAGTCAAATTATTCTATCGCTTCCTAATCGCTGTATATTATCGAAGGAGCTTGCACAAGCACTGACCACAAGACCAGCTCGTGCGAAATTAGCTCTCTATTCAAAAGAGGAGCATCCTTATTTAGACCCGGATCTTCATATACAGGAGGGACCTCCATTCAGCATGATCTGTATTGATCGCCGTTTCTTATGGCTGGGCATCCCGATTGAAGCGAATAGAAATGTTGATCCGCCTTATGTAGCGGTCAGACTCGACTCGGAGGAAACCATCAACTATATCCTGCAACAATTACCACGTGGTTAGGAAAAATATGTCCTTTGCTATTTTCTTTAGATAGTTATATAATCTTATATACAAGATATAGTTTGTGAATAAAAACACAAATACAAGATATTGATTAAAGTGCAGTTAAGGCGCCATTTATGGCTTAATAGGGAATTCGGTTAAAATCCGGAACTGTACCCGCAACTGTGAATGCTGATGAAATAAGTAATCCACTGTGAAGAGACTTCATGGGAAGGGCTTAGAGTAAAGGGAAGCATGAGTCAGGAGACCTGCCTTATCGAGCAATCGTTTTGCCTTTATCGGGAGCAATGAAGGTGGATAGTAGCAGCAAATGAAGAGTATATTCATTTTTATGCAAATCCAATCCCATTGCCTGAAGATAGAGGTGATGGGATTTTTTATTTGGGAGGCGTATTGATATGAGTAAGGTGTGTATAGAAAAAACGTTGGCGGAAACTCAGTCTGTTGAGGAATTATTGAGCTCATTTTATGAAATTGTTCATTTGACGAATCCTGAATTAGTCAATGAGAATGCAAATATGAATGCGTCTACTCCAATGGGGCAGATGGGGAAATTCGCCAGTGAGTCTGCACGCTTTTTTGCGAGAGAAAACCTATTATCTGAGGAAGTAAAAAAGGCAATTGAAGCTAATTTGCTTTATCCGCATGATTTGGATTTTATGCCGACCGGGACAACAACCTGCTGTCAAATTCCTCTTGGACAAATGCTTACGAAGGGATTTGACACCGGTCATGGAAGCATGCGTCCGCCTAAGGATATATCAAGTGCAATGGCGCTAGCCTCTATCATATTGCAAGCAAACCAAAATATGCAGCATGGCGGTCAGTCATTCCCGATGTTTGATGCTGATCTTGCTCCATTTGTCCGTAAAACCTATGAGAAGCATGTAAAGCGCTTAGAAGCCTATCCAAGTGATTGGAGCAAAGAAACGATAGAGCAAATCGCTTGGGAGGAAACGGAGAATACCGTATATCAAGCTTGTGAAGCCTTCGTACATAATTGCAATTCCATGCATTCACGCGGGGGCGGACAGGTGCCGTTTGTGTCTGTGAACTATGGAACAGATACAACGAAAGAAGGGCGGATGCTTATTAAAAATCTTTTGCTGGCAACAAAAGCCGGGCTTGGCAATGGGGAAACACCAATCTTCCCAATTCAAATCTTTAAAGTGAAGGAAGGGGTTAACTTCAATGAGAATGACCCTAACTATGACCTTTACTTATTGGCCCTGGAAACGACTGCTGAACGTTTATTCCCGAATTTCAGCTTCATTGACAGCCCGTTTAATAAGCAATATTATGATGGCACACATGAATCAGAGGTAGCCTATATGGGATGCCGTACAAGGGTGATGGGCAATAGACATGGTGTTGAGAACAGTATTGGGCGTGGCAATCTTTCCTTCACATCCATTAACTTAGTTAAGCTGGCGCTCCTGTCCAATACGCTAGAGGATTTCTATCGTCGACTAGATGACATGTGCGATCTTGCCATAGTTCAGCTTTATGAGCGTTATCTATACCAAGCTGCGAAACAAGTGCGTCACTTCCCATTCCTGTATACACAAGGAGTTTGGAAAGGAGCAGAAGAATTAAACGAGGATGATCAGCTTAAGGAAATCCTGAAACAAGGTTCACTCGCGTTCGGATTCATCGGGCTTGCAGAATGTGTGAAAGCCTTGACTGGTTTCCATCATGGTGAAAGTGAAGAATCCTACGAGCTTGCCCTTGATATTATCCGCTTCATGAGGGAGAAGGCGGATAAGGCAGCAGAGACCTATGATTTGAATTATTCCTTAATTGCAACGCCAGCAGAGGGACTTAGCGGAAAATTCGTGAAGAAAGACCGTCTTGAATTCGGCAGTATAAAAGATATTACAGACCGTGAATATTACACAAATTCATTCCATATTCCAGTCCATTTTCCAATCAAGTCACTCGATAAGATCCGTAAGGAAGCGCCATTCCATGCTTACTGTAATGGCGGACATATCACCTATGTGGAAATTGACGGGGACCCTAAGAATAATTTGAAGGCACTCGACCAAATTATTCGTGCGATGGCTCATTACAAAATCGGTTATGGTTCTATTAACCATCCAGTTGACCGTTGCTTAAAATGCAATTATAAAGGGTATATTCAGGATACTTGCCCTCATTGCGGCAATGAGAACGAAGAGGATATTGAACGGATTAGAAGAATCACCGGTTACTTGGTAGGGGATATGAGTAAATGGAACCCGGCTAAACGTGCAGAAGAAAGAAACAGAGTGAAGCACGGATGATGAAGGTGATGAATATCATCCATGACAGCATTGTGGATGGGGAAGGCTTGAGAACAGTTGTGTTTTTTGCGGGCTGCCTTCATTTCTGTAAGGGATGTCATAATCCCTCAAGCTGGAATCGGGAGAATGGTCGAGACATGACCATTGATGATATCTATGAGGAGGTTATGTCCAATCCTCTGACAGATGTTACATTCTCAGGGGGAGAGCCTTTTATGCAGGCCGATGAACTTCAATATCTGGTCATGAGGCTGAAGGAGTCGGGCAAGAACATTTGGATATACAGCGGCTATACACATGACGAACTCCTCACCCATCCCAATCCTGCCTGCCAGAATGTCCTTAAATATTGTGACGTATTGGTTGACGGCAGGTTTGAACTGGAGAAAAGGGATCCGAAGCTGCTGTTTAGAGGAAGCTCTAATCAGCGAATCATTCATTTGCAGTCTGTCTGATGAAGCGAAAAAGACACCCGTTTTGGGTGTCTTTTTCGTTTTGAAAGCATCCTTTACCAGCGGTGAGCCTTTGCGTTACTTCTCAAAATGATATTGGTCTGAGACATCATCGTATGTCCGTTGACCTGTGACTTTGAGCGCTTCCTTCTTGTCCAGTTATGGTGAAAAAGGGAAGAGTGCGAATCTAATTCGTTTCTGTAACTCAAGTCTAATCACCTCGTCAGTTGGATACGTTCTTGGCTCACACCCCGTATGAGGGAGCAGCCTTTTTTAGTATGTCTCTATATGTCATTGTTCATGCATGGGAATCATACAAAGGTACTGTTTTGGGAAAAAGAGGGATTTTTATGGTGAGAATAGGGAATAAAGTGCTTTAATTAATAGAGAGATTGCCTTATGATAAAACGAAGGAAAAATGTTACAATTATTTTATTGTTGTTACAAAGATATTATTTTGAACAGAAATTTTATTTATAACGAATTATTGGCATGATTCTTTCAAGGAGGCTGCAATTAAGTTGTTTAAAGAGATTTCCATTTCCCGTACTTCATGTATAGGAAACTCCCCGATATATCAATCAACCATTCAATCAGACGGCAGAGTATTTTGGAACGGTGAGAAGAATGTATCTTTTTTAGGAGAACATAAATTTACGATCAGCAGCCCGCGCTTGAAGAAATTAGAGGATTTATTACTATCATTTGATTATAAGAATTTTACTTATCACTCATCGAGGGAAATTATCCCTGATAGTCCTACATGTGTTACACGTGTTGTCTTTAAGCACGGGGAGACAAAAACGGTTGTTCATGATTTGGGTGATGTGGATGGTATGATAGAAAATAAAAAGCATACCTTAAAAAAGCTTGAACGCTTTGAGCGGGATCTTGAGAGAATTGCTGGATTAAAGACCCTAATCAAGCAGCCATTATATTTGTATCATTTCAAGAACAAGCACATGGAGAATGTGGAATATGTATTATCCTCTCCAAGCCAGGAAGAAGCCTTCAAGCTGATTGACGCTACTTATGTTCAATGCAAAAATTGGGAAATAGAAAAACTCGGACGTGATTCTACCCATCATTTGCACCCATATATCGTTATGCAAAAAGATGATTAAGCATACTAATTTTGAAAGAAGGATGAATTTCCAAAAGAGAAATTCATCCTTTTTTATAAAAAAGACCTTTTTCATGTCTTTAGGGCTTGCGGAGCAGGGAATTCAGGAGTACAATTATTTTTATTAACTATTCTGACAATTTGAAGGAGACATCATATGGATACGCAAATCTCAATCATTCATGCAAGAACAAAAAAACAAAAACCTAATCCAGAGGCACTAGGGTTCGGCAGAATCTTCACGGATCACATGTTTATTATGGATTATGATGAAGAACTAGGTGGCTGGCATGATCCGCGCATCATCCCATATCAACCCATCACGCTTGATCCTTCCTGCATGACCTTTCATTATGGCCAAACTGTCTTTGAAGGGTTGAAGGCATATCGGACAAAGAATGGACGAATTCTTTTGTTCAGACCGGAGAAGAATTTTGAGCGGATGAATAAATCAAATGATCGTCTGTGTATCCCATCTATTGATGAGTCCTTTATGCTTGAAGCGCTTCAGACATTGATTGAGGTTGACAGGGATTGGGTTCCAGATGCTGAAGGCACGTCCCTGTACATACGTCCTTTTATTATATCAACAGAGACTTATTTAGGGGTATCCCCATCAAAGCATTACCGCTTCATGATTATTCTTTCTCCGGTTGGTGCTTATTATAAGGACGGCATAAATCCAGTGCGAATCGGCGTTGAAAAGGAATATGTCCGCTCCGTTAAAGGCGGAACAGGTATGGCGAAGACAGGCGGCAACTATTCTGCCTCGTTGAAGGCGCAGGAAGTCGCTGAAGAGCTTGGCTGCTCTCAAGTTCTTTGGCTTGATGGGATTGAGAAGAAATACATTGAGGAAGTCGGCAGTATGAATGTATTCTTCAAGATCAATGGCGAGATAGTGACTCCTGAATTAAATGGCAGCATTCTTGACGGGGTGACGCGTAATTCTATTATCCAGCTTTTGAAGCATTGGGGCATGCCTGTCATAGAGAAAAAAGTTTCCATGGAAGAGCTGATTCAGGCCCATCATGACGGCTTGCTGGAGGAAGCCTTTGGAACAGGCACAGCTGCGGTCGTTTCTCCGATTGGCGAACTGTTATGGGAAGGCGAGCTGCTTGAGATTAACGGAGGCCGGATAGGAGAAGTTTCTCAAAAGCTGTATGATACTTTGACTGGCATTCAAACTGGTAAAGTTGAAGACCCATTCAACTGGGTGATTGAAATTGGGGCGGCTTCTAAGTCTCACGCAATCTAATAAGTACACTAGGGAAGAAAGCTTAGCTTTTCTTCCCTATCTTTTCGCCAATTCATTAAATAGTTTAATTATTAACATTATTGATTATTATATGATAAAATATATTTATCCTTTGGGAAAAATTTCATGAATGCGAGGGTCAATGGCTTGAATAATCAAGAGGTTATCCTGAATCAAATGGAAGAATGGCTTATACCGGTTATAAAAGGTTTGATATCTGAGCTGAATGAATTAAGGGAGCTGGGGATTACAGGCTCGCAATTTCACCTCCTAAGTAAGATTCAAAAGGAAAAAGTGACTAATGTGAAGAATTTAGCCGAAGAATTGGATGTGAAATCAAGTGCCATTACAGTGATGCTTGAGAGGCTTGTACAGAATGATCTTGTTTCGAGAGTTCAAGATGAGAAGGATCGCCGTTCAGTATTGGTGAGATTAACTGATGAAGGTGAGGAAGTCTTGAAAAAGGGCAAAATTCATTCGAAAGAGGTCCTGCTGAAATATGCCAGCTTGCTTGATGATGATGAACTAAGGGTTATTTACAGAGTGCTGAGAAAGTTAGCGGTTTATCAAACCGCTGAAAAGAAGTAGAAAGAAATCTATTTATATTATTTAGAAAAGAGGGAGAACCTTGTCCAAAAAACACAAAAGGGCTCCACTGTGGAGGCTGTTATTAAGATTCCTGTTCATAACATTCGGTGCCGTTCTTATGGCGGTATCGCTTGAATATTTCCTCGTTCCAAATAGCGTCGTTGATGGCGGGATAACCGGTATATCCATTATCCTCTCTGAATTGACGAAGGTTCAGCTTGGTATTTTCATCTTCGTGATTAACCTGCCGTTCTTATTTTTAGGGTATAAGCAAATCGGAAAAACATTTGCCTTTTCTACCGCATATGGAATCCTCGTGCTTTCTGTGAGTACGGCTCTTTTCCACCATGCGGAACCTTTTACAGATGAGAAAATCCTCGCTGTTCTATTTGGGGGCTTAATATTAGGTCTTGGCGTCGGGATTGTTATCCGTGCCGGGGGATCACTGGATGGAACTGAGATTGTTGCCATTCTTGTCTCAAAGAAATTGCGTCTGCCAGTCGGACAGATCATTATGTTTATTAACTTCTTTATCTTCCTAATTGCGGGATTTGTGTATGGCTGGGATTCTGCCATGTATTCTATGTTTACCTATTATATAGCCGCAAAGTTAATGGATATTGTTGTGGAGGGCTTGAACGAATCTCGTTCCGTTACCATTATCTCGAAGGAATTTGAAGAGATATCTCAGGCCATTCAGGATCGTCTTGGCAGGTCCACGACCTTTATTTATGCAAAAGGCGGATATTTGCATGAGGATACTCAAATGATTTACTGTGTACTGACAAGATTAGAGTTAACGAAACTGAAGGATATTGTTAATGATATTGATGAAAATGCCTTTATTGCTATTGAAAATGT includes:
- a CDS encoding DEAD/DEAH box helicase, with translation MITSTSISTKEYITQWQEALSQEIGHLKKYGSHKYVLMNGNQIQSGDTYTYYFETMSPLKIPIGTVARLERDGSKYDARVLSAEGNTLLVSLDQSIGDLIDEAFISHDPWELLEQLIERLDDIKKSKRKRSRVKRLMNPDFPDKRTRTDSKTAVQELFQRSKYNPVTFVWGPPGTGKTYTLARTAANKYFKDKRVLVLSHSNQAVDVLLGEMAAFIKKADKFRTGDLLRYGNQAGDGLLMHGDILPSQLLADQDAGLLSDKDRITEEKRLLKKDLSQSFSVRDSQQLLELEQKLGRILDRIRKQEMKLVKEASIIGTTLAKAANDPVIFEQEYDLVIVDEASMAFIPQIAFAVSMAKRAIVCGDFKQLPPIAASRGQLVDTWLREDIFHRAGVADIASGGVLHPHLFLLKEQRRMHPDISAFTNQYLYNSLVGDHPSVQKSREEIVARAPFEQAASILLDASFTGEHCFTGGTSGSRMNVMHALLSLQLLHEAYQGGSKSIGYVTPYRAQAILMEKLLQDFYPEQYGAGAFMAATVHRFQGSERELMIFDTVDSYPERRAGMLLTGKESERLLNVAITRTKGKLIHVSDVDFLKNTIPRYKTLHQFIDFQLQHNKTVGMDQIGKWIKHPHPKLKWMYARKLDDVLNDVKEAQSQIILSLPNRCILSKELAQALTTRPARAKLALYSKEEHPYLDPDLHIQEGPPFSMICIDRRFLWLGIPIEANRNVDPPYVAVRLDSEETINYILQQLPRG
- a CDS encoding anaerobic ribonucleoside triphosphate reductase, with amino-acid sequence MSKVCIEKTLAETQSVEELLSSFYEIVHLTNPELVNENANMNASTPMGQMGKFASESARFFARENLLSEEVKKAIEANLLYPHDLDFMPTGTTTCCQIPLGQMLTKGFDTGHGSMRPPKDISSAMALASIILQANQNMQHGGQSFPMFDADLAPFVRKTYEKHVKRLEAYPSDWSKETIEQIAWEETENTVYQACEAFVHNCNSMHSRGGGQVPFVSVNYGTDTTKEGRMLIKNLLLATKAGLGNGETPIFPIQIFKVKEGVNFNENDPNYDLYLLALETTAERLFPNFSFIDSPFNKQYYDGTHESEVAYMGCRTRVMGNRHGVENSIGRGNLSFTSINLVKLALLSNTLEDFYRRLDDMCDLAIVQLYERYLYQAAKQVRHFPFLYTQGVWKGAEELNEDDQLKEILKQGSLAFGFIGLAECVKALTGFHHGESEESYELALDIIRFMREKADKAAETYDLNYSLIATPAEGLSGKFVKKDRLEFGSIKDITDREYYTNSFHIPVHFPIKSLDKIRKEAPFHAYCNGGHITYVEIDGDPKNNLKALDQIIRAMAHYKIGYGSINHPVDRCLKCNYKGYIQDTCPHCGNENEEDIERIRRITGYLVGDMSKWNPAKRAEERNRVKHG
- a CDS encoding DUF5412 family protein encodes the protein MLSPIGTNTVRAYLVNGGATSSYAIRGGLITHKKDDQTATIELKALRMNG
- a CDS encoding HAAS domain-containing protein, with translation MEEKLSMKSTKFLEDLKIYLFSSGKKNEEIDDIIRDLADHLYEAESNGKSIEQIIGSSPKEYMQSLSAEMKTDYKDWMKFIPLVIIGGMSYLVFKDLINGPLSYGLLTIIGTMICILLFFAGVMAAFRYTASRQLSKWKEFLVILFPCTLNFLFIGGVLLIDLLYPSPVIHFGTIGSILIGLLFLGFIIFFSVWAKTFILPVTLLALYLPELALSQTSLDEITQIVISMTATYSIIGVYLLIILKREKGKASV
- a CDS encoding DUF6438 domain-containing protein, giving the protein MFKEISISRTSCIGNSPIYQSTIQSDGRVFWNGEKNVSFLGEHKFTISSPRLKKLEDLLLSFDYKNFTYHSSREIIPDSPTCVTRVVFKHGETKTVVHDLGDVDGMIENKKHTLKKLERFERDLERIAGLKTLIKQPLYLYHFKNKHMENVEYVLSSPSQEEAFKLIDATYVQCKNWEIEKLGRDSTHHLHPYIVMQKDD
- a CDS encoding PadR family transcriptional regulator, with product MSQTQMMKGILDGCLLAMIKEKECYGYEIAEQLSRYGFDSISEGTIYPLLLRMQREGLITSVRKESIAGPKRKYYSLTSVGEIALEEFLSRWAQLEKSVNAIIRKDR
- a CDS encoding YueI family protein; protein product: MSKKTVDDYLQEGIHGAKEIKPEERKEFLGSLRERVVVALGQKIVFENKIPPAFEEILRSHTEAVLYLNGHISYTYLSKYVKLAESAKVQFKIVMNKDYNSPHGAVLAYGHAINKEDISLPEEKKPDTQKEKEESVGGFSFFKNLFKKD
- a CDS encoding YpzG family protein, encoding MSYRNELDSHSSLFHHNWTRRKRSKSQVNGHTMMSQTNIILRSNAKAHRW
- the nrdG gene encoding anaerobic ribonucleoside-triphosphate reductase activating protein, with product MKVMNIIHDSIVDGEGLRTVVFFAGCLHFCKGCHNPSSWNRENGRDMTIDDIYEEVMSNPLTDVTFSGGEPFMQADELQYLVMRLKESGKNIWIYSGYTHDELLTHPNPACQNVLKYCDVLVDGRFELEKRDPKLLFRGSSNQRIIHLQSV
- a CDS encoding manganese-dependent inorganic pyrophosphatase: MEKVLIFGHKNPDTDTICSAIAYAELKKALGMNAEPVRLGAVNGETQFALDTFKIEAPRLVEKVAAEASEVILVDHNERQQSADDIEQVRVLEVIDHHRIANFETADPLYYRAEPVGCTATILNKLYKENGVEIKKEIAGLMLSAIISDSLLFKSPTCTEQDVQAAKELAEIAGVDAEAYGLDMLKAGADLSKKTIEELISLDAKEFSMGTSKVEIAQVNAVDTDEVMTKQAELEAAMQAVIDEKGLDLFLLVVTNILTNDSAALAVGSKSAAVEQAFGVTLTNKTAILKGVVSRKKQVVPALTEALS